CAGATGCGCGGACACAAGCGCATGGCGGAAGGCGCGATGGCGCAGTTGCGGGATGAAGATTTTTTCGTCACGCTCGACCCGGAGTCGAACTCCGTTTCCATATTGGTGAAGCATCTCGCCGGGAATATGCGTTCGCGTTTCACCGACTTTCTCACGACTGACGGCGAGAAGCCGGACCGCTTTCGCGACCGTGAATTCGAAATCACCGGAGTCACGACGCGGTCCCATGTTATGCAGTGGTGGGAGGAAGGCTGGGCCTGCCTCTTCGCGGCGATCGAGGCGCTCAAGCCTGAGGATGTAACGCGCACGGTGACGATTCGCGGCGAGCCGCA
The Candidatus Sulfotelmatobacter sp. DNA segment above includes these coding regions:
- a CDS encoding DUF1572 family protein; its protein translation is MRELAAHYLDEARRQMRGHKRMAEGAMAQLRDEDFFVTLDPESNSVSILVKHLAGNMRSRFTDFLTTDGEKPDRFRDREFEITGVTTRSHVMQWWEEGWACLFAAIEALKPEDVTRTVTIRGEPHTVLQAINRQIAHYAAHIGQIVFLAKHLRSSQWSTLSIPRGKSEEFKRAPPKPHGPAS